One Oryza sativa Japonica Group chromosome 8, ASM3414082v1 DNA window includes the following coding sequences:
- the LOC4344771 gene encoding cullin-3A — translation MSSRKKPSRIEPFRHKVETDPRFFEKAWRKLDDAIREIYNHNASGLSFEELYRTAYNLVLHKHGPKLYDKLTENMEDHLQEMRVSIEAAQGGLFLVELQRKWDDHNKALQMIRDILMYMDRVFIPTNKKTPVFDLGLDLWRDTIVRSPKIHGRLLDTLLDLIHRERTGEVINRSLMRSTTKMLMDLGSSVYQDDFERPFLEVSASFYSGESQKFIECCSCGEYLKKAQQRLDEEAERVSQYMDAKTDEKITAVVVKEMLANHMQRLILMENSGLVNMLVEDKYEDLTMMYSLFQRVPDGHSTIKSVMNSHVKETGKDMVMDPERLKDPVDFVQRLLNEKDKYDSIVTTSFSNDKSFQNALNSSFEHFINLNNRCPEFISLYVDDKLRKGMKEANEEDVETVLDKVMMLFRYLQEKDLFEKYYKQHLAKRLLSGKAASDDSERSMLVKLKTECGYQFTSKLEGMFNDLKTSHDTTQRFYAGTPDLGDAPTISVQILTTGSWPTQPCNTCNLPPEILGVSEMFRGFYLGTHNGRRLTWQTNMGTADIKAVFGNGSKHELNVSTYQMCVLMLFNSADCLSYRDIEQTTAIPSADLKRCLQSLALVKGKNVLRKEPMSRDISDDDNFYVNDKFTSKLFKVKIGTVATQKESEPEKMETRQRVEEDRKPQIEAAIVRIMKSRRVLDHNSIVTEVTKQLQPRFMPNPVVIKKRVESLIEREFLERDKTDRKLYRYLA, via the exons atgAGTTCCAGGAAGAAGCCGTCGAGGATCGAGCCGTTCAGGCACAAGGTGGAGACGGACCCGAGGTTCTTCGAGAAGGCGTGGAGGAAGCTCGACGACGCCATCCGCGAGATCTACAACCACAACGCCAGCGGCCTCTCCTTCGAGGAGCTCTACAG GACTGCTTATAATCTGGTACTTCACAAACATGGGCCAAAGCTCTATGACAAACTGACAGAAAACATGGAAGATCACCTGCAAGAAATGCGCGTATCGATTGAGGCTGCTCAAGGTGGTTTGTTCTTGGTAGAACTACAGAGGAAATGGGATGACCATAACAAGGCTTTGCAAATGATCAGAGATATCCTGATGTACATGGACAGGGTTTTTATTCCCACCAATAAAAAGACACCTGTATTTGATCTTGGATTGGATCTTTGGAGAGATACTATTGTTCGGTCACCCAAGATCCATGGAAGGTTGCTTGACACTCTTCTTGATCTCATACATAGAGAGAGAACAGGTGAGGTGATAAACAGATCCTTGATGAGGAGTACAACTAAAATGTTGATGGATCTAGGTTCTTCTGTTTATCAGGATGATTTTGAAAGGCCATTCCTTGAGGTGTCTGCTAGTTTTTATAGTGGTGAGTCACAAAAATTCATAGAGTGTTGTTCCTGTGGTGAATATCTTAAGAAGGCTCAGCAGCGGCTTGATGAAGAAGCGGAACGTGTTTCACAGTACATGGATGCCAAAACAGACGAGAAAATAACTGCTGTTGTGGTGAAGGAAATGCTTGCGAATCACATGCAGAGGTTGATTCTTATGGAGAACTCAGGTCTTGTTAATATGCTTGTGGAGGACAAGTATGAAGACCTGACCATGATGTACAGCTTGTTTCAACGTGTTCCCGATGGTCACTCGACAATTAAATCTGTGATGAATTCACATGTTAAAGAAACCGGGAAGGATATGGTAATGGATCCTGAGAGGCTGAAGGACCCTGTTGATTTTGTCCAGAGGCTTCTAAATGAGAAGGATAAGTATGACAGTATTGTTACCACTTCCTTTAGCAATGACAAGAGTTTCCAAAATGCTCTGAATTCCTCCTTTGAGCACTTCATTAACTTAAACAATAGATGCCCTGAGTTCATCTCGCTGTATGTTGACGACAAACTGCGTAAAGGAATGAAAGAGGCCAATGAGGAGGATGTTGAGACTGTCCTGGACAAAGTGATGATGCTGTTTAGGTACTTGCAAGAAAAAGATTTGTTTGAGAAATACTACAAGCAACACTTGGCGAAGCGCCTTCTTTCTGGGAAGGCTGCTTCTGATGATTCTGAGAGAAGTATGCTTGTGAAGCTCAAGACAGAATGTGGATATCAGTTCACTTCAAAATTGGAGGGCATGTTCAATGATTTGAAGACCTCTCATGATACCACACAGCGATTTTACGCTGGTACTCCTGATTTGGGGGATGCCCCTACTATATCTGTCCAGATACTCACCACTGGGTCTTGGCCCACACAACCATGTAACACCTGCAACCTTCCTCCTGAGATTCTTGGCGTGTCCGAGATGTTTCGGGGTTTCTACCTTGGTACCCACAATGGCAGGAGACTGACATGGCAAACAAACATGGGTACTGCAGACATCAAAGCAGTGTTTGGAAATGGCAGCAAGCACGAGCTAAACGTGTCGACCTACCAGATGTGTGTTCTCATGTTGTTCAACTCGGCGGACTGTTTGTCTTACCGTGATATCGAGCAGACTACAGCGATACCATCCGCGGACCTGAAGCGCTGCCTTCAGTCTCTCGCGCTTGTGAAGGGCAAGAACGTTCTGCGCAAGGAACCTATGAGCAGGGACATCTCCGACGATGACAACTTCTACGTCAACGATAAGTTCACCAGCAAGCTGTTCAAGGTGAAGATCGGCACGGTGGCGACACAGAAGGAGTCTGAGCCAGAGAAGATGGAGACCCGGCAGAGAGTCGAGGAGGACAGGAAGCCTCAGATCGAGGCGGCCATCGTGAGGATCATGAAGTCGAGGAGAGTGCTGGATCACAACAGCATAGTGACAGAGGTGACGAAGCAGCTGCAGCCTCGTTTCATGCCGAACCCTGTGGTGATCAAGAAGAGAGTCGAGTCTCTGATTGAGCGCGAGTTCTTGGAGAGGGACAAGACAGACAGGAAACTGTACCGGTATCTTGCAtaa
- the LOC4344772 gene encoding uncharacterized protein — MAATKPPSCSTRLRSPATTAACFLPASLLLFLLLLLLRRPPMGSFPPTIPGGSVSSRRAELYGRMARDLDERGAAFLDGGETSQSLTLSELFDTRDGAVVPMLKAANPPVRANVLYLDPEFASVISKAVKEVFLPYFNQAIWFQNMSIYHFSMFHTSHHLEPIVATEDEIEAEVDAVKRVTDDVCPLKIILDQVVLTSTGVLLGLWQVESGTDPADIRSRLREALPRAPQKQLYDPVMLHTSLARILGHPKLPQEGNAQSLDHVKFFHDLVAQVNSKIRGFQATVKELWFVEEYDVLALALNGKMKVRRLQFGCKEGQGNGKI, encoded by the exons ATGGCGGCCACCAAGCCCCCGAGCTGCTCCACCCGCCTCAGAtctccggccaccaccgccgcctgctTCCTCCCGGCGtccctccttctcttcctcctcctcctcctcctccgccgccctcccATGGGCTCCTTCCCTCCCACAATTCCAG GTGGCTCCGTGTCGTCGCGGCGGGCGGAGCTGTACGGGAGGATGGCGAGGGACCTCGacgagcgcggcgcggcgttCTTGGACGGCGGCGAGACGTCGCAGTCGCTCACGCTGTCGGAGCTCTTCGACACCAGGGACGGCGCCGTCGTGCCCATGCTCAAG gCTGCCAACCCGCCGGTGCGCGCGAATGTGCTCTACCTGGATCCTGAGTTTGCTTCCGTGATATC GAAGGCTGTGAAGGAAGTGTTTCTTCCTTATTTTAATCAAG CTATCTGGTTCCAAAATATGAGCATCTACCACTTCAGTATGTTTCACACGTCGCATCACCTGGAACCAATTGTAGCAACTGAAGATGAG ATTGAAGCTGAAGTGGATGCTGTAAAAAGAGTCACCGACGATGTTTGTCCACTTAAAATTATCTTGGATCAAGTGGTTTTGACATCAACTGGAGTGCTTCTTGGCCTGTGGCAG GTTGAATCTGGTACTGATCCCGCTGATATCCGCTCAAGATTGAGAGAAGCTCTTCCTCGTGCACCCCAAAAGCAGCTT TATGATCCTGTTATGCTTCACACCTCTTTGGCACGTATTCTGGGACATCCAAAGCTCCCACAAGAG GGTAATGCACAGTCTCTTGATCATGTCAAGTTCTTCCATGACCTGGTTGCACAGGTTAATTCAAAAATCCGTGGCTTCCAG GCCACGGTAAAAGAGCTATGGTTTGTAGAAGAGTATGATGTACTTGCGCTGGCATTGAACGGAAAGATGAAGGTACGGAGGCTCCAATTCGGttgcaaagaaggtcaaggcaATGGAAAAATATAG